Proteins encoded within one genomic window of Misgurnus anguillicaudatus chromosome 18, ASM2758022v2, whole genome shotgun sequence:
- the arhgap18 gene encoding rho GTPase-activating protein 18 isoform X3: MHNHCLVNSFMNSANWSRSSVRKTGQYNVQRSKAHAASLGSSSGKSPYQRCNSQESLDEKVMVDYYKELEIIQHSGDAEHHEEVQLKVADEGEQEEAWLTEAGLATLFDESASDGEDSMVLLSTLTRTQAAAVERRVETLKQTLRKRNKTYIVPDVRDIFKPLSSLDDVTSTERSVSDKQEVQKLENGAGPDAQGAGAETETDINLEVSFSEQALIYKEGLKVAQPQHEADDKLPDFKVSQDKTGQTRAGDLSAEDMKKVRRLVVIEMSALFDTCGIELKTHKALKIRVRESGLFGVPLSTLLEQDQRRIPATKVPLILQHLISHIEEQGLDTEGVLRIPGSATRVKAVCQELEQNFYNGTFPWESLKQHDAASLLKLFIRELPSPLLTVENFSAFISVLKLPTKKQQLQALNLLVLLLPEPNRDTLKALMEFFQRVIDHKDKNKMTLNNVAVVMAPNIFMCKGFRSKIREQEEFAMATGTANIVRLLIRYQNLLWTIPKFILNQVRRHNTENQRKMNRDRAVKKLLRKMTHDREKAPDKQEKNTETDGFIRIQAPQFSMVSMAVQLTDDLKASDVLTRFLHQERSLSVKREDLCLFETGGNIKERCLDEETYISALLELNPSAEWVIKSVQHGLG; the protein is encoded by the exons ATGCATAACCA CTGTTTGGTGAACTCCTTTATGAATTCTGCAAACTGGAGCAGATCTTCTGT TCGTAAAACCGGTCAGTACAATGTCCAGAGGTCCAAAGCCCATGCTGCGTCTTTGGGTTCGAGCTCAGGGAAGAGCCCGTACCAGCGCTGCAACTCTCAAGAGTCTCTGGATGAGAAGGTGATGGTGGACTACTACAAAGAGCTGGAGATCATTCAGCACAGTGGAGATGCTGAGCATCACGAGGAGGTTCAGCTGAAGGTGGCTGATG AAGGTGAGCAGGAAGAGGCGTGGCTGACGGAGGCGGGGCTAGCGACACTGTTTGATGAGTCTGCGTCTGATGGTGAAGATAGTATGGTTCTGTTGTCCACGCTGACCCGAACGCAAGCGGCTGCCGTCGAGCGGCGAGTGGAAACTCTTAAACAGACACTACGCAAACGAAACAAGACCTACATCGTCCCGGATGTTCGAGATATCTTTAAACCACTGTCCTCTTTA GATGATGTGACGTCTACAGAGAGAAGTGTGAGTGATAAACAGGAAGTCCAAAAACTGG AAAATGGGGCAGGGCCTGACGCTCAGGGGGCCGGAGCTGAGACCGAAACGGACATTAACCTGGAGGTGTCGTTCTCTGAACAAGCACTTATCTACAAAGAAGGATTGAAGGTCGCTCAGCCCCAGCATGAAGCTGACGACAAGTTACCC gattTTAAAGTGTCTCAGGATAAGACGGGCCAGACGAGAGCTGGAGATCTGTCGGCTGAGGACATGAAGAAAGTTCGTAGGCTTGTGGTCATTGAGATGAGCGCTCTGTTTGACACCTGTGGAATAGAGCTGAAAACTCATAAAGCACTGAAGATCAGAGTCAGAG AGTCGGGTTTGTTCGGTGTTCCTCTGTCTACTCTGTTGGAACAAGACCAGCGGAGAATCCCAGCAACTAAAGTGCCTCTTATACTTCAACAT TTGATCTCACATATAGAGGAACAGGGTTTAGACACAGAGGGTGTACTAAGGATACCTGGATCAGCCACAAGAGTAAAG GCAGTGTGTCAGGAACTGGAACAAAACTTTTATAATGGGACATTTCCATGGGAAAGTCTTAAACAGCACGATGCTGCCAGTCTCCTGAAACTCTTCATCAGAGAGCTGCCATCTCCTCTACTCACTGTGGAAAACTTCAGTGCATTCATCTCTGTTCTCA AGCTGCCAACAAAGAAGCAGCAGCTACAAGCCCTCAATCTACTGGTGCTCCTGTTACCAGAACCCAACAGAGACACACTAAAG GCTCTGATGGAGTTTTTCCAGAGAGTGATTGACCACAAAGACAAGAATAAGATGACACTGAACAATGTTGCCGTGGTAATGGCTCCCAACATCTTCATGTGTAAAGGCTTTCGCAGTAAGATCAGAGAACAGGAAGAGTTCGCCATGGCAACCGGCACCGCCAACATCGTCAGGCTTCTTATACGCTACCAGAACCTGCTGTGGACG ATCCCAAAGTTCATTCTGAATCAGGTGCGCAGACATAACACTGAGAACCAACGGAAGATGAACAGAGATCGAGCGGTTAAAAAACTACTGAGGAAGATGACCCATGACCGTGAGAAGGCACCTGACAAACAGGAGAAAAACACTGAG acTGATGGATTCATACGGATTCAAGCTCCTCAGTTCTCAATGGTTTCTATGGCCGTACAGTTAACAGATGATCTAAAGGCCTCTGATGTTCTCACACGATTTCTACATCAAGAAAG
- the arhgap18 gene encoding rho GTPase-activating protein 18 isoform X1, with amino-acid sequence MSRDQGVVLTAFISNTDLAVSCTEQTDGSGLSCLVNSFMNSANWSRSSVRKTGQYNVQRSKAHAASLGSSSGKSPYQRCNSQESLDEKVMVDYYKELEIIQHSGDAEHHEEVQLKVADEGEQEEAWLTEAGLATLFDESASDGEDSMVLLSTLTRTQAAAVERRVETLKQTLRKRNKTYIVPDVRDIFKPLSSLDDVTSTERSVSDKQEVQKLENGAGPDAQGAGAETETDINLEVSFSEQALIYKEGLKVAQPQHEADDKLPDFKVSQDKTGQTRAGDLSAEDMKKVRRLVVIEMSALFDTCGIELKTHKALKIRVRESGLFGVPLSTLLEQDQRRIPATKVPLILQHLISHIEEQGLDTEGVLRIPGSATRVKAVCQELEQNFYNGTFPWESLKQHDAASLLKLFIRELPSPLLTVENFSAFISVLKLPTKKQQLQALNLLVLLLPEPNRDTLKALMEFFQRVIDHKDKNKMTLNNVAVVMAPNIFMCKGFRSKIREQEEFAMATGTANIVRLLIRYQNLLWTIPKFILNQVRRHNTENQRKMNRDRAVKKLLRKMTHDREKAPDKQEKNTETDGFIRIQAPQFSMVSMAVQLTDDLKASDVLTRFLHQERSLSVKREDLCLFETGGNIKERCLDEETYISALLELNPSAEWVIKSVQHGLG; translated from the exons ATGAGTCGCGATCAGGGTGTTGTGTTAACCGCCTTCATCAGCAACACTGATCTCGCCGTCAGCTGTACGGAACAAACCGATGGTTCAGGACTGAG CTGTTTGGTGAACTCCTTTATGAATTCTGCAAACTGGAGCAGATCTTCTGT TCGTAAAACCGGTCAGTACAATGTCCAGAGGTCCAAAGCCCATGCTGCGTCTTTGGGTTCGAGCTCAGGGAAGAGCCCGTACCAGCGCTGCAACTCTCAAGAGTCTCTGGATGAGAAGGTGATGGTGGACTACTACAAAGAGCTGGAGATCATTCAGCACAGTGGAGATGCTGAGCATCACGAGGAGGTTCAGCTGAAGGTGGCTGATG AAGGTGAGCAGGAAGAGGCGTGGCTGACGGAGGCGGGGCTAGCGACACTGTTTGATGAGTCTGCGTCTGATGGTGAAGATAGTATGGTTCTGTTGTCCACGCTGACCCGAACGCAAGCGGCTGCCGTCGAGCGGCGAGTGGAAACTCTTAAACAGACACTACGCAAACGAAACAAGACCTACATCGTCCCGGATGTTCGAGATATCTTTAAACCACTGTCCTCTTTA GATGATGTGACGTCTACAGAGAGAAGTGTGAGTGATAAACAGGAAGTCCAAAAACTGG AAAATGGGGCAGGGCCTGACGCTCAGGGGGCCGGAGCTGAGACCGAAACGGACATTAACCTGGAGGTGTCGTTCTCTGAACAAGCACTTATCTACAAAGAAGGATTGAAGGTCGCTCAGCCCCAGCATGAAGCTGACGACAAGTTACCC gattTTAAAGTGTCTCAGGATAAGACGGGCCAGACGAGAGCTGGAGATCTGTCGGCTGAGGACATGAAGAAAGTTCGTAGGCTTGTGGTCATTGAGATGAGCGCTCTGTTTGACACCTGTGGAATAGAGCTGAAAACTCATAAAGCACTGAAGATCAGAGTCAGAG AGTCGGGTTTGTTCGGTGTTCCTCTGTCTACTCTGTTGGAACAAGACCAGCGGAGAATCCCAGCAACTAAAGTGCCTCTTATACTTCAACAT TTGATCTCACATATAGAGGAACAGGGTTTAGACACAGAGGGTGTACTAAGGATACCTGGATCAGCCACAAGAGTAAAG GCAGTGTGTCAGGAACTGGAACAAAACTTTTATAATGGGACATTTCCATGGGAAAGTCTTAAACAGCACGATGCTGCCAGTCTCCTGAAACTCTTCATCAGAGAGCTGCCATCTCCTCTACTCACTGTGGAAAACTTCAGTGCATTCATCTCTGTTCTCA AGCTGCCAACAAAGAAGCAGCAGCTACAAGCCCTCAATCTACTGGTGCTCCTGTTACCAGAACCCAACAGAGACACACTAAAG GCTCTGATGGAGTTTTTCCAGAGAGTGATTGACCACAAAGACAAGAATAAGATGACACTGAACAATGTTGCCGTGGTAATGGCTCCCAACATCTTCATGTGTAAAGGCTTTCGCAGTAAGATCAGAGAACAGGAAGAGTTCGCCATGGCAACCGGCACCGCCAACATCGTCAGGCTTCTTATACGCTACCAGAACCTGCTGTGGACG ATCCCAAAGTTCATTCTGAATCAGGTGCGCAGACATAACACTGAGAACCAACGGAAGATGAACAGAGATCGAGCGGTTAAAAAACTACTGAGGAAGATGACCCATGACCGTGAGAAGGCACCTGACAAACAGGAGAAAAACACTGAG acTGATGGATTCATACGGATTCAAGCTCCTCAGTTCTCAATGGTTTCTATGGCCGTACAGTTAACAGATGATCTAAAGGCCTCTGATGTTCTCACACGATTTCTACATCAAGAAAG
- the arhgap18 gene encoding rho GTPase-activating protein 18 isoform X2 encodes MSRDQGVVLTAFISNTDLAVSCTEQTDGSGLSRKTGQYNVQRSKAHAASLGSSSGKSPYQRCNSQESLDEKVMVDYYKELEIIQHSGDAEHHEEVQLKVADEGEQEEAWLTEAGLATLFDESASDGEDSMVLLSTLTRTQAAAVERRVETLKQTLRKRNKTYIVPDVRDIFKPLSSLDDVTSTERSVSDKQEVQKLENGAGPDAQGAGAETETDINLEVSFSEQALIYKEGLKVAQPQHEADDKLPDFKVSQDKTGQTRAGDLSAEDMKKVRRLVVIEMSALFDTCGIELKTHKALKIRVRESGLFGVPLSTLLEQDQRRIPATKVPLILQHLISHIEEQGLDTEGVLRIPGSATRVKAVCQELEQNFYNGTFPWESLKQHDAASLLKLFIRELPSPLLTVENFSAFISVLKLPTKKQQLQALNLLVLLLPEPNRDTLKALMEFFQRVIDHKDKNKMTLNNVAVVMAPNIFMCKGFRSKIREQEEFAMATGTANIVRLLIRYQNLLWTIPKFILNQVRRHNTENQRKMNRDRAVKKLLRKMTHDREKAPDKQEKNTETDGFIRIQAPQFSMVSMAVQLTDDLKASDVLTRFLHQERSLSVKREDLCLFETGGNIKERCLDEETYISALLELNPSAEWVIKSVQHGLG; translated from the exons ATGAGTCGCGATCAGGGTGTTGTGTTAACCGCCTTCATCAGCAACACTGATCTCGCCGTCAGCTGTACGGAACAAACCGATGGTTCAGGACTGAG TCGTAAAACCGGTCAGTACAATGTCCAGAGGTCCAAAGCCCATGCTGCGTCTTTGGGTTCGAGCTCAGGGAAGAGCCCGTACCAGCGCTGCAACTCTCAAGAGTCTCTGGATGAGAAGGTGATGGTGGACTACTACAAAGAGCTGGAGATCATTCAGCACAGTGGAGATGCTGAGCATCACGAGGAGGTTCAGCTGAAGGTGGCTGATG AAGGTGAGCAGGAAGAGGCGTGGCTGACGGAGGCGGGGCTAGCGACACTGTTTGATGAGTCTGCGTCTGATGGTGAAGATAGTATGGTTCTGTTGTCCACGCTGACCCGAACGCAAGCGGCTGCCGTCGAGCGGCGAGTGGAAACTCTTAAACAGACACTACGCAAACGAAACAAGACCTACATCGTCCCGGATGTTCGAGATATCTTTAAACCACTGTCCTCTTTA GATGATGTGACGTCTACAGAGAGAAGTGTGAGTGATAAACAGGAAGTCCAAAAACTGG AAAATGGGGCAGGGCCTGACGCTCAGGGGGCCGGAGCTGAGACCGAAACGGACATTAACCTGGAGGTGTCGTTCTCTGAACAAGCACTTATCTACAAAGAAGGATTGAAGGTCGCTCAGCCCCAGCATGAAGCTGACGACAAGTTACCC gattTTAAAGTGTCTCAGGATAAGACGGGCCAGACGAGAGCTGGAGATCTGTCGGCTGAGGACATGAAGAAAGTTCGTAGGCTTGTGGTCATTGAGATGAGCGCTCTGTTTGACACCTGTGGAATAGAGCTGAAAACTCATAAAGCACTGAAGATCAGAGTCAGAG AGTCGGGTTTGTTCGGTGTTCCTCTGTCTACTCTGTTGGAACAAGACCAGCGGAGAATCCCAGCAACTAAAGTGCCTCTTATACTTCAACAT TTGATCTCACATATAGAGGAACAGGGTTTAGACACAGAGGGTGTACTAAGGATACCTGGATCAGCCACAAGAGTAAAG GCAGTGTGTCAGGAACTGGAACAAAACTTTTATAATGGGACATTTCCATGGGAAAGTCTTAAACAGCACGATGCTGCCAGTCTCCTGAAACTCTTCATCAGAGAGCTGCCATCTCCTCTACTCACTGTGGAAAACTTCAGTGCATTCATCTCTGTTCTCA AGCTGCCAACAAAGAAGCAGCAGCTACAAGCCCTCAATCTACTGGTGCTCCTGTTACCAGAACCCAACAGAGACACACTAAAG GCTCTGATGGAGTTTTTCCAGAGAGTGATTGACCACAAAGACAAGAATAAGATGACACTGAACAATGTTGCCGTGGTAATGGCTCCCAACATCTTCATGTGTAAAGGCTTTCGCAGTAAGATCAGAGAACAGGAAGAGTTCGCCATGGCAACCGGCACCGCCAACATCGTCAGGCTTCTTATACGCTACCAGAACCTGCTGTGGACG ATCCCAAAGTTCATTCTGAATCAGGTGCGCAGACATAACACTGAGAACCAACGGAAGATGAACAGAGATCGAGCGGTTAAAAAACTACTGAGGAAGATGACCCATGACCGTGAGAAGGCACCTGACAAACAGGAGAAAAACACTGAG acTGATGGATTCATACGGATTCAAGCTCCTCAGTTCTCAATGGTTTCTATGGCCGTACAGTTAACAGATGATCTAAAGGCCTCTGATGTTCTCACACGATTTCTACATCAAGAAAG
- the arhgap18 gene encoding rho GTPase-activating protein 18 isoform X4: MHNHRKTGQYNVQRSKAHAASLGSSSGKSPYQRCNSQESLDEKVMVDYYKELEIIQHSGDAEHHEEVQLKVADEGEQEEAWLTEAGLATLFDESASDGEDSMVLLSTLTRTQAAAVERRVETLKQTLRKRNKTYIVPDVRDIFKPLSSLDDVTSTERSVSDKQEVQKLENGAGPDAQGAGAETETDINLEVSFSEQALIYKEGLKVAQPQHEADDKLPDFKVSQDKTGQTRAGDLSAEDMKKVRRLVVIEMSALFDTCGIELKTHKALKIRVRESGLFGVPLSTLLEQDQRRIPATKVPLILQHLISHIEEQGLDTEGVLRIPGSATRVKAVCQELEQNFYNGTFPWESLKQHDAASLLKLFIRELPSPLLTVENFSAFISVLKLPTKKQQLQALNLLVLLLPEPNRDTLKALMEFFQRVIDHKDKNKMTLNNVAVVMAPNIFMCKGFRSKIREQEEFAMATGTANIVRLLIRYQNLLWTIPKFILNQVRRHNTENQRKMNRDRAVKKLLRKMTHDREKAPDKQEKNTETDGFIRIQAPQFSMVSMAVQLTDDLKASDVLTRFLHQERSLSVKREDLCLFETGGNIKERCLDEETYISALLELNPSAEWVIKSVQHGLG; encoded by the exons ATGCATAACCA TCGTAAAACCGGTCAGTACAATGTCCAGAGGTCCAAAGCCCATGCTGCGTCTTTGGGTTCGAGCTCAGGGAAGAGCCCGTACCAGCGCTGCAACTCTCAAGAGTCTCTGGATGAGAAGGTGATGGTGGACTACTACAAAGAGCTGGAGATCATTCAGCACAGTGGAGATGCTGAGCATCACGAGGAGGTTCAGCTGAAGGTGGCTGATG AAGGTGAGCAGGAAGAGGCGTGGCTGACGGAGGCGGGGCTAGCGACACTGTTTGATGAGTCTGCGTCTGATGGTGAAGATAGTATGGTTCTGTTGTCCACGCTGACCCGAACGCAAGCGGCTGCCGTCGAGCGGCGAGTGGAAACTCTTAAACAGACACTACGCAAACGAAACAAGACCTACATCGTCCCGGATGTTCGAGATATCTTTAAACCACTGTCCTCTTTA GATGATGTGACGTCTACAGAGAGAAGTGTGAGTGATAAACAGGAAGTCCAAAAACTGG AAAATGGGGCAGGGCCTGACGCTCAGGGGGCCGGAGCTGAGACCGAAACGGACATTAACCTGGAGGTGTCGTTCTCTGAACAAGCACTTATCTACAAAGAAGGATTGAAGGTCGCTCAGCCCCAGCATGAAGCTGACGACAAGTTACCC gattTTAAAGTGTCTCAGGATAAGACGGGCCAGACGAGAGCTGGAGATCTGTCGGCTGAGGACATGAAGAAAGTTCGTAGGCTTGTGGTCATTGAGATGAGCGCTCTGTTTGACACCTGTGGAATAGAGCTGAAAACTCATAAAGCACTGAAGATCAGAGTCAGAG AGTCGGGTTTGTTCGGTGTTCCTCTGTCTACTCTGTTGGAACAAGACCAGCGGAGAATCCCAGCAACTAAAGTGCCTCTTATACTTCAACAT TTGATCTCACATATAGAGGAACAGGGTTTAGACACAGAGGGTGTACTAAGGATACCTGGATCAGCCACAAGAGTAAAG GCAGTGTGTCAGGAACTGGAACAAAACTTTTATAATGGGACATTTCCATGGGAAAGTCTTAAACAGCACGATGCTGCCAGTCTCCTGAAACTCTTCATCAGAGAGCTGCCATCTCCTCTACTCACTGTGGAAAACTTCAGTGCATTCATCTCTGTTCTCA AGCTGCCAACAAAGAAGCAGCAGCTACAAGCCCTCAATCTACTGGTGCTCCTGTTACCAGAACCCAACAGAGACACACTAAAG GCTCTGATGGAGTTTTTCCAGAGAGTGATTGACCACAAAGACAAGAATAAGATGACACTGAACAATGTTGCCGTGGTAATGGCTCCCAACATCTTCATGTGTAAAGGCTTTCGCAGTAAGATCAGAGAACAGGAAGAGTTCGCCATGGCAACCGGCACCGCCAACATCGTCAGGCTTCTTATACGCTACCAGAACCTGCTGTGGACG ATCCCAAAGTTCATTCTGAATCAGGTGCGCAGACATAACACTGAGAACCAACGGAAGATGAACAGAGATCGAGCGGTTAAAAAACTACTGAGGAAGATGACCCATGACCGTGAGAAGGCACCTGACAAACAGGAGAAAAACACTGAG acTGATGGATTCATACGGATTCAAGCTCCTCAGTTCTCAATGGTTTCTATGGCCGTACAGTTAACAGATGATCTAAAGGCCTCTGATGTTCTCACACGATTTCTACATCAAGAAAG